In one window of Pseudomonas chlororaphis subsp. chlororaphis DNA:
- the urtB gene encoding urea ABC transporter permease subunit UrtB, translated as MPTALYRFILACLLLLPLAASAGDAEDFVAANATQQARLLESWAAQPDPARLELLGALQQGQLTVDGQAKTLRLNNRLRGLIDTAMASHQLLAADAKIRLAAAQQLQKSAKPAQLKFLDASLAAEQDQAVHDALSLALANLQLVDSDPAVRLAAVRLLGETGDPLARTRLEGLLEPGVEADAGVRTAAETSLAQVKRKLLVGEVLGQAFSGMSLGSILLLAALGLAITFGLLGVINMAHGEMLMLGAYSTYMVQLLFQRYAPQAIEFYPLIALPVAFFVTAGIGMALERTVIRHLYGRPLETLLATWGISLMLIQLVRLVFGAQNVEVSNPAWLSGGIQVLPNLVLPYNRIVIIAFALFVVVLTWLLLNKTRLGLNVRAVTQNRNMAACCGVPTGRVDMLAFGLGSGIAGLGGVALSQIGNVGPDLGQSYIIDSFLVVVLGGVGQLAGSVFAAFGLGVANKILEPQIGAVLGKILILALIILFIQKRPQGLFALKGRVID; from the coding sequence ATGCCCACTGCCCTCTACCGTTTCATCCTCGCCTGCCTGCTGTTGCTGCCATTGGCCGCCAGCGCCGGCGACGCCGAAGACTTCGTCGCGGCCAACGCCACGCAACAGGCCAGGCTGCTGGAAAGCTGGGCCGCGCAGCCCGACCCGGCGCGCCTCGAACTGCTTGGCGCCTTGCAGCAAGGCCAGCTGACCGTCGATGGCCAAGCCAAGACCTTGCGCCTGAACAATCGCCTGCGGGGTCTGATCGACACCGCCATGGCCAGCCATCAACTGCTCGCCGCCGACGCAAAGATCCGCCTGGCCGCCGCGCAGCAGTTGCAGAAAAGCGCCAAGCCGGCGCAGCTGAAATTCCTCGATGCCAGCCTGGCCGCCGAACAGGACCAGGCCGTACACGACGCCCTGAGCCTGGCCCTGGCCAACCTGCAACTGGTGGACAGCGACCCGGCCGTGCGCCTGGCTGCGGTGCGCCTGCTGGGTGAAACCGGCGACCCGCTGGCCCGCACCCGCCTCGAAGGCCTGCTCGAACCCGGCGTGGAAGCCGATGCCGGGGTGCGCACCGCCGCCGAAACCAGCCTGGCCCAGGTCAAGCGCAAGCTGCTGGTGGGCGAGGTGCTCGGACAGGCCTTCAGCGGCATGTCCCTGGGCTCGATCCTGCTGCTGGCGGCCCTGGGCCTGGCGATCACCTTCGGCCTGCTCGGGGTGATCAACATGGCCCACGGCGAGATGCTGATGCTCGGCGCCTACTCCACCTACATGGTGCAGCTGCTGTTCCAGCGCTACGCCCCGCAGGCCATCGAGTTCTATCCGCTGATCGCCCTGCCGGTGGCGTTCTTCGTCACCGCCGGCATCGGCATGGCCCTGGAACGCACGGTGATCCGCCATCTCTACGGCCGGCCGCTGGAAACCCTGCTCGCCACCTGGGGCATCAGCCTGATGCTGATCCAGCTGGTGCGCCTGGTGTTCGGCGCGCAGAACGTCGAGGTGTCGAACCCGGCCTGGCTGTCCGGCGGGATCCAGGTGCTGCCCAACCTGGTGCTGCCCTACAACCGCATCGTGATCATTGCCTTCGCGCTGTTTGTCGTCGTACTCACTTGGCTGCTGCTGAACAAGACCCGCCTGGGCTTGAACGTGCGTGCGGTCACCCAGAACCGCAACATGGCCGCCTGCTGCGGCGTGCCCACCGGACGGGTCGACATGCTTGCCTTCGGCCTCGGTTCCGGCATCGCCGGTCTCGGTGGCGTGGCCCTGAGCCAGATCGGCAACGTCGGCCCGGACCTGGGCCAGAGCTACATCATCGACTCGTTCCTGGTGGTGGTGCTCGGCGGCGTCGGCCAACTGGCCGGTAGCGTGTTCGCCGCGTTCGGCCTGGGGGTAGCCAACAAGATTCTCGAACCCCAGATCGGCGCCGTGCTCGGCAAGATCCTGATCCTCGCGCTGATCATTCTGTTTATCCAGAAACGTCCGCAAGGCCTCTTCGCATTGAAAGGACGGGTGATCGACTGA
- the urtA gene encoding urea ABC transporter substrate-binding protein: MKRRSLIKAFTLTASIAAMGMTWTVQAAETIKVGILHSLSGTMAISETSLKDMALMTIDEINAKGGVNGKQLEAVVVDPASNWPLFAEKGRQLLTQDKVAVVFGCWTSVSRKSVLPVFEELNGLLFYPVQYEGEEMSPNVFYTGAAPNQQAIPAVEYLMSEDGGSAKRFFLLGTDYVYPRTTNKILRSFLHSKGVADKDIEEVYTPFGHSDYQTIVANIKKFSAGGKTAVISTVNGDSNVPFYKELANQGLKATDVPVVAFSVGEEELRGIDTKPLVGNLAAWNYFESVENPVNQKFVADWKAYAKAKKLPGADKAVTNDPMEATYVGIHMWAQAVEKAKSTDVDKVREALAGQTFAAPSGYTLTMDKTNHHLHKPVMIGEIQPDGQFNVVWQTEGPIRAQPWSPFIPGNDKKPDYAVKSN; the protein is encoded by the coding sequence TCGGCATCCTGCATTCGCTGTCGGGGACCATGGCGATCTCCGAAACCTCGCTCAAGGACATGGCGCTGATGACCATTGACGAGATCAACGCCAAGGGCGGCGTCAACGGCAAGCAGCTCGAGGCGGTGGTGGTCGACCCGGCGTCGAACTGGCCGCTGTTCGCCGAGAAGGGCCGCCAGCTGCTGACCCAGGACAAGGTCGCCGTGGTGTTCGGCTGCTGGACCTCGGTGTCGCGCAAGTCGGTGCTGCCGGTGTTCGAGGAACTCAACGGCCTGCTGTTCTACCCGGTGCAATACGAAGGCGAAGAGATGTCGCCGAACGTGTTCTACACCGGCGCGGCGCCTAACCAGCAGGCGATCCCGGCGGTGGAATACCTGATGAGTGAAGACGGCGGCAGCGCCAAGCGCTTCTTCCTGCTCGGCACCGACTATGTCTACCCGCGCACCACCAACAAGATCCTGCGCTCGTTCCTGCATTCCAAGGGCGTGGCCGACAAGGACATCGAAGAGGTCTACACCCCATTCGGCCACAGCGACTACCAGACCATCGTCGCCAACATCAAGAAGTTCTCCGCCGGCGGCAAGACCGCGGTCATCTCCACGGTCAACGGCGACTCCAACGTGCCGTTCTACAAAGAGCTGGCCAACCAGGGCCTGAAAGCCACCGACGTACCGGTGGTGGCCTTCTCCGTGGGCGAGGAAGAACTGCGCGGCATCGACACCAAGCCGCTGGTGGGCAACCTCGCGGCCTGGAACTACTTCGAGTCCGTGGAGAACCCGGTGAACCAGAAGTTCGTCGCCGACTGGAAAGCCTACGCCAAGGCCAAGAAGCTGCCGGGCGCGGATAAAGCCGTGACCAACGACCCGATGGAGGCCACCTACGTCGGCATCCACATGTGGGCCCAGGCGGTGGAGAAAGCCAAGTCCACCGACGTCGACAAGGTCCGCGAAGCCCTGGCCGGCCAGACCTTCGCCGCGCCGTCGGGCTACACCCTGACCATGGACAAGACCAACCACCACCTGCACAAGCCGGTGATGATCGGCGAGATCCAGCCGGACGGTCAGTTCAACGTGGTCTGGCAGACCGAAGGCCCGATCCGCGCCCAACCGTGGAGCCCGTTCATCCCGGGCAACGACAAGAAGCCGGACTACGCGGTGAAGAGCAACTAA